Proteins encoded in a region of the Bdellovibrionota bacterium genome:
- a CDS encoding RsmG family class I SAM-dependent methyltransferase translates to MDTQWRIRDHFPNLTDDLLSTLRLFHVELMRFNQTLSLISTFTEKNADLLHFYDIIKASEFIIKDNPTIKEVYNYSSGNGLTGIIFGILNPQIKINIVVEDQRKLEFVKHIIARAQLANVHILNLKPDNLSIAGPSVNITRDFSNLARTLLLGNKILAAGSMIYSLKGADWFKELTALPSQISSTWNNEMAFEYELPEALGPRVVIKSVKIA, encoded by the coding sequence ATGGACACACAATGGAGAATCAGAGATCACTTTCCAAACTTAACAGATGATTTGTTAAGTACTCTTAGACTTTTTCATGTAGAGCTCATGAGATTTAACCAAACATTAAGTTTAATTTCTACATTTACTGAAAAGAACGCAGACCTTCTTCATTTTTATGACATCATCAAGGCTAGCGAGTTTATTATAAAAGATAATCCTACTATAAAAGAAGTTTATAACTATAGTTCAGGAAATGGACTCACGGGTATTATCTTTGGAATTCTTAACCCTCAAATAAAGATAAACATAGTGGTTGAAGATCAGAGAAAATTAGAATTTGTGAAACATATTATTGCGAGGGCCCAGCTAGCGAATGTTCATATTTTGAATCTTAAGCCAGATAATCTTTCAATTGCAGGACCGTCAGTCAATATTACGAGAGATTTCTCTAATCTTGCTAGAACACTGCTTTTAGGGAACAAGATTCTTGCCGCCGGAAGCATGATTTATTCTTTGAAAGGCGCAGATTGGTTCAAGGAATTAACAGCGCTGCCGTCGCAAATAAGTTCCACGTGGAACAATGAGATGGCTTTTGAATATGAACTTCCTGAGGCTTTGGGACCTAGAGTAGTTATAAAATCAGTAAAAATAGCTTAG
- a CDS encoding AAA family ATPase, whose protein sequence is MAKVICIANQKGGVGKTTTSVNLSAALAEIGRRVLLVDLDPQGNASSGLGVKRHENADRNVYHVLIGEKKVVDVRQKTSVQNLDIIVANNDLVGAEIELVDAEGREFRLKQALSLVQEEYDYILIDCPPSLGLLTLNALAASNSFLVPLQCEYYALEGLSQLLNTAGLVKKRINPNLKIEGIVLTMFDTRNNLSHQVVSEIQTHFGDKVFKSIIPRNVRLSEAPSHGRSIIHYDNKSVGALKYIELAQELDSQVYGRSELKADAPAPQITEEQLHEAQLNNPITNDITRNDSGEANV, encoded by the coding sequence ATGGCAAAAGTCATATGCATAGCAAACCAAAAAGGTGGAGTTGGTAAAACCACTACATCAGTCAACCTCTCAGCAGCCCTAGCAGAAATCGGAAGAAGAGTTTTGTTAGTGGATTTAGACCCTCAAGGGAACGCTTCTAGTGGCTTAGGTGTTAAAAGGCATGAGAACGCTGACAGAAACGTCTATCACGTGCTAATTGGCGAAAAAAAAGTAGTGGATGTTAGACAAAAGACGAGTGTTCAAAATTTGGATATCATCGTAGCAAACAATGATTTGGTAGGAGCAGAGATTGAACTTGTTGACGCAGAGGGTCGTGAATTCAGATTAAAGCAAGCCCTAAGTCTAGTCCAAGAAGAGTACGACTATATATTGATAGATTGCCCACCTTCTCTTGGCCTTTTAACGCTGAACGCGCTCGCAGCAAGTAATAGTTTCTTGGTTCCACTTCAATGCGAGTACTACGCTCTCGAAGGCCTCAGCCAATTATTAAATACAGCGGGCTTAGTAAAAAAGAGAATTAATCCTAATTTAAAAATCGAAGGAATTGTTTTAACAATGTTTGATACAAGAAATAATTTGAGTCATCAGGTTGTGTCTGAAATTCAAACTCACTTCGGCGATAAAGTTTTTAAATCTATTATTCCTAGAAATGTAAGATTAAGCGAAGCCCCTTCACACGGAAGATCAATTATTCATTACGACAACAAATCAGTCGGCGCTCTTAAATATATAGAGCTTGCTCAGGAACTAGATAGCCAAGTGTACGGAAGATCAGAATTAAAAGCAGATGCTCCAGCGCCACAAATTACCGAAGAACAATTACACGAAGCTCAGCTAAACAATCCTATTACAAATGACATAACTAGAAATGATTCGGGGGAAGCAAATGTCTAA
- a CDS encoding ParB/RepB/Spo0J family partition protein, protein MSNLEKNNQSKGLGRGLGSLFGSELSQDDAKSVLSNLSEEKKAETFVVEAPAHAPVVVAPAAQISDEDRIWQIPVEKLKINNFQPRKHFDKEKITELSLSIKEQGILQPIVARRSIKGDFEIIAGERRWRAAQAAGLLEVPVILKDIDDQKSLELALIENIQRENLNAIEEAEAYEQLAREFSLTQQQISEKVGKERATVANSLRLLTLVPEVRNMIITGEITAGHAKALLAITDPAAQKAVAKKIASEKLTVRAAEKLIRSANKTKEAQSKDETTESLISLMAEDIQKILGTKVKIDYTDGAGKISIFFYSDAEFNQITDKLKRG, encoded by the coding sequence ATGTCTAATCTAGAAAAAAACAATCAATCAAAAGGCCTAGGAAGAGGACTTGGAAGTTTATTTGGATCAGAGCTTTCTCAAGACGATGCAAAAAGTGTTTTGTCAAATCTATCAGAGGAGAAAAAGGCAGAGACCTTTGTTGTTGAAGCTCCCGCGCACGCTCCGGTAGTTGTGGCTCCAGCAGCGCAAATTTCTGATGAAGATAGAATTTGGCAAATTCCAGTCGAGAAATTGAAAATTAATAATTTCCAACCGAGAAAGCATTTCGACAAAGAAAAAATTACTGAACTTTCTTTATCAATTAAAGAACAAGGTATTTTGCAACCCATCGTAGCCCGCAGATCTATCAAAGGTGACTTTGAAATTATCGCAGGGGAAAGAAGATGGAGAGCTGCTCAGGCAGCAGGGCTTTTAGAAGTCCCAGTTATACTAAAAGACATTGATGACCAAAAATCATTAGAACTCGCATTGATTGAAAACATTCAAAGAGAAAATTTAAACGCGATCGAAGAAGCGGAAGCTTACGAACAATTGGCTCGTGAATTTAGCCTTACTCAACAACAAATCTCTGAAAAAGTTGGAAAAGAAAGAGCAACGGTTGCGAACTCTTTAAGACTTTTAACTTTGGTTCCAGAAGTGAGAAACATGATTATCACAGGTGAAATCACGGCTGGTCACGCCAAGGCTCTTCTTGCGATTACAGATCCAGCGGCGCAAAAAGCAGTTGCTAAAAAGATTGCTTCTGAAAAGTTAACAGTTAGAGCTGCGGAAAAACTAATCAGATCGGCAAACAAAACAAAAGAAGCTCAATCTAAGGATGAAACAACCGAGAGCCTAATTTCCCTGATGGCCGAGGACATTCAAAAAATCCTAGGTACAAAGGTTAAAATCGACTACACTGATGGTGCTGGTAAAATCTCTATCTTTTTCTATTCAGATGCAGAATTTAACCAAATTACTGATAAACTAAAGCGCGGATAA
- a CDS encoding polymer-forming cytoskeletal protein, with protein METSLERANNSLEPKAFEHVTALIDQGASFEGQLTFEGTVRIGGRFKGEIFTKDTLIIDAGAEVEAQIEADLVIISGTVKGNIFARRRVQMFPPAIFKGTVTTPSLKIEEGVVFEGATHMPKS; from the coding sequence GTGGAAACGTCTTTAGAACGAGCAAATAATTCTTTAGAGCCGAAAGCGTTCGAACACGTGACGGCCCTCATTGATCAGGGAGCTTCATTTGAAGGTCAGCTGACTTTTGAGGGAACTGTAAGAATTGGCGGCAGATTCAAGGGCGAAATCTTTACTAAAGATACACTCATTATTGATGCAGGCGCAGAAGTTGAAGCCCAAATTGAAGCCGATCTTGTAATTATCAGTGGAACAGTAAAAGGGAATATCTTTGCCAGACGTAGAGTACAGATGTTTCCCCCTGCAATTTTCAAAGGCACAGTGACAACGCCGAGTTTAAAAATCGAAGAAGGCGTTGTGTTTGAAGGCGCAACGCATATGCCCAAATCCTAA
- a CDS encoding ATP synthase F0 subunit B, translating into MEMLTKLGIDHTFYYQLVIFCIAYIALTRLLFKPYMKAYHKRLEVTFGNQEVAEKLNAQSQELHIQYENKAKEVNSKVQSYYEQAHKEAQAVQATTIEKARKEAEALVQKTRLETQAEADRARTEIKKLVPELSQDIQRKVLSREV; encoded by the coding sequence ATGGAAATGCTAACAAAACTAGGTATTGATCATACTTTTTACTACCAACTCGTCATTTTCTGTATTGCGTACATCGCACTCACGCGTCTTTTATTTAAACCTTACATGAAGGCTTATCACAAGAGATTAGAGGTTACTTTCGGCAACCAAGAGGTTGCAGAAAAACTAAACGCCCAATCTCAAGAGCTTCATATCCAATACGAAAACAAAGCTAAAGAAGTGAATTCGAAAGTTCAATCGTATTACGAACAGGCTCACAAAGAAGCACAGGCTGTTCAGGCAACAACAATTGAAAAAGCAAGAAAAGAAGCCGAAGCTCTTGTTCAGAAAACAAGATTGGAAACGCAAGCAGAGGCAGACAGAGCAAGAACAGAAATAAAAAAATTAGTTCCTGAGCTCAGCCAAGACATTCAAAGAAAAGTATTAAGCAGGGAAGTTTAG
- a CDS encoding ATP synthase F0 subunit B — protein MKLILSVFIVLSSAVAQAASGGDHGEIPFVVVYQAINVTLLVALLYGLTRKKVRVYFTSRLETHEQAKKSAQKAFADAQERHAEVTKKLQSLHADEKSTMEKAQAEAMLLKSKLIQEAESLATNIVTDAKKTASYEFEKAKQDLRKEAFDLALKLARADIEKNLNEKDQKNLQRQFVDNIGTVQ, from the coding sequence ATGAAGTTAATCCTATCAGTATTCATCGTTCTAAGTTCAGCAGTGGCACAAGCGGCATCAGGCGGAGATCATGGTGAAATTCCATTTGTAGTAGTTTATCAGGCTATAAACGTAACTTTGTTAGTGGCTCTGCTCTATGGTTTGACTCGTAAAAAAGTAAGAGTTTATTTTACATCAAGATTGGAAACTCACGAACAAGCTAAAAAATCTGCACAAAAAGCTTTTGCAGATGCTCAGGAAAGACACGCAGAGGTTACAAAAAAACTTCAAAGCCTACACGCTGACGAAAAATCCACTATGGAAAAAGCACAAGCAGAAGCGATGCTTTTAAAATCAAAATTAATTCAAGAAGCAGAGTCTCTAGCGACAAATATTGTCACAGATGCAAAGAAAACAGCAAGCTATGAGTTCGAAAAAGCAAAACAAGATCTTCGCAAAGAAGCTTTTGATTTAGCCCTGAAACTTGCTAGAGCGGACATCGAAAAAAATCTGAACGAAAAAGATCAAAAAAATCTTCAAAGACAATTCGTGGACAACATCGGGACGGTACAATAA
- the atpH gene encoding ATP synthase F1 subunit delta produces MKANSEVAKRYAKALFEAIGGTKTEQALKDLRQAQSILSEPKLNDLLSSPVLSRKEKVLVVEQSIVSMNLGNEVQNLLKLLATKDRIEALDSVVSSFETISDEKNNVLRGVVSSSDKLSKEDKEEIESAISKFTGSQLLLEYKEDPGLVGGVLAQVGSYTFDGTLETQLTKLKEQVNRAN; encoded by the coding sequence ATGAAAGCAAACTCTGAAGTAGCAAAGAGATATGCAAAGGCTTTGTTTGAGGCCATCGGTGGAACAAAGACCGAACAGGCTCTTAAAGATTTAAGACAGGCACAAAGTATTTTGAGTGAGCCAAAACTCAACGATCTTTTGTCTTCACCAGTATTATCTAGAAAAGAAAAAGTATTGGTAGTTGAGCAATCTATTGTCTCAATGAATTTAGGTAACGAAGTTCAAAATCTTCTAAAGCTTTTGGCTACAAAAGATAGAATTGAAGCCTTGGACTCAGTGGTTTCAAGTTTTGAAACTATCAGCGATGAAAAAAATAATGTTTTAAGAGGCGTGGTTTCTTCATCTGATAAGCTATCAAAAGAAGATAAAGAGGAAATAGAAAGCGCAATTTCTAAGTTCACAGGAAGCCAGCTCCTTTTGGAATACAAAGAAGACCCAGGATTAGTGGGCGGAGTTTTAGCACAAGTAGGCAGCTACACTTTTGATGGAACACTAGAAACACAGTTAACGAAATTAAAAGAACAAGTAAACAGAGCAAATTAA
- the atpA gene encoding F0F1 ATP synthase subunit alpha, which translates to MEIRADEITRVLKDQIKNYNKTLDVNETGSVLSVGDGVARIYGLDNVMSGELVEFPGDIFGMALNLENNSVGAVIFGDDYNIKEGDVVKRTKRIVEVPVGEGLLGRVVDALGNPIDGKGPIKSTESRVVDVKAPGIVKRSPVNEPLQTGIKAIDSMIPIGRGQRELIIGDRQTGKTTIAIDTIINQKGKDVKCFYVAIGQKQSTVSLVVEKLKAAGALDYTTIIVASASNPAPLQYLSAYSGCAMAEYFRDNGQHALIIYDDLTKQAQAYRQLSLLLRRPPGREAYPGDVFYLHSRLLERAAKLSKEEGGGSLTALPIIETQAGDVSAYIPTNVISITDGQIFLEGSLFHKGVKPAINVGISVSRVGGNAQIKAMKQVAGTLRVELAQFRELEAFAMFGSDLDKTTQAQLTRGQRLVEILKQNQYTPVEVENQTIIIFAGTGGHLDDIPVKEVKRFEKEYFLFLNQKYYEVIKTVRDEKMLSDKTKETLVASLKEFKSMFKA; encoded by the coding sequence ATGGAAATTCGCGCAGACGAAATCACAAGAGTCTTAAAAGACCAGATTAAAAATTATAACAAAACCCTCGACGTTAATGAAACAGGAAGCGTTCTTTCTGTGGGTGACGGTGTGGCGAGAATTTACGGTTTAGATAACGTAATGTCAGGCGAGCTCGTTGAGTTCCCAGGCGACATTTTCGGTATGGCTCTAAACTTAGAAAACAACTCTGTTGGTGCCGTAATTTTTGGCGATGATTACAACATCAAAGAAGGCGACGTAGTTAAGAGAACAAAAAGAATCGTGGAAGTTCCAGTTGGTGAAGGATTACTTGGAAGAGTAGTTGACGCCCTTGGAAATCCAATTGATGGAAAAGGTCCAATCAAATCTACTGAATCTAGAGTTGTGGACGTAAAAGCTCCAGGTATCGTAAAAAGATCTCCAGTGAACGAACCGCTTCAAACGGGAATCAAAGCTATCGATTCAATGATTCCAATCGGAAGAGGCCAACGTGAATTGATCATTGGCGACCGACAAACGGGCAAAACAACAATCGCGATCGACACGATCATCAATCAAAAAGGTAAAGACGTAAAATGTTTCTACGTTGCGATTGGACAAAAACAATCTACAGTTTCTCTGGTTGTTGAAAAATTAAAAGCTGCGGGCGCATTAGACTACACAACAATTATTGTAGCTTCAGCTTCTAACCCTGCCCCGCTTCAGTACTTATCTGCATACTCAGGGTGTGCGATGGCTGAATACTTCAGAGACAACGGACAACACGCTCTGATTATTTATGACGATTTAACTAAACAAGCTCAAGCTTACAGACAGTTGTCTCTATTATTAAGAAGACCTCCAGGTCGTGAAGCTTATCCTGGAGACGTATTCTATCTACACAGCCGTTTGCTAGAAAGAGCAGCTAAGCTTTCTAAAGAAGAAGGTGGCGGATCACTTACAGCTCTTCCAATTATTGAAACTCAAGCGGGTGACGTATCTGCTTATATTCCTACAAACGTAATTTCTATTACTGACGGACAAATCTTCTTAGAAGGTTCTTTATTCCATAAAGGTGTGAAGCCGGCGATCAATGTGGGTATTTCAGTATCTAGAGTTGGCGGTAACGCTCAAATTAAAGCAATGAAACAAGTTGCTGGTACTTTGAGAGTTGAGCTTGCTCAGTTCAGAGAATTGGAAGCTTTCGCGATGTTCGGTTCTGACTTGGATAAAACCACTCAAGCTCAGTTAACTAGAGGACAAAGATTGGTTGAAATTTTAAAACAAAATCAATACACACCGGTTGAAGTTGAAAACCAAACTATCATTATTTTCGCAGGAACAGGCGGTCACCTTGACGATATTCCAGTGAAAGAAGTGAAAAGATTTGAAAAAGAATATTTCCTATTCTTAAACCAGAAATATTATGAAGTGATCAAAACTGTTAGAGATGAAAAAATGCTTTCTGATAAAACAAAAGAAACATTGGTAGCATCACTAAAAGAATTTAAATCAATGTTTAAGGCGTAG
- the atpG gene encoding ATP synthase F1 subunit gamma, whose product MANLQDIRSKINSTKKTQQTTKAVKMVSAAKLRRAQERIVNARPYAYRIRDVINKLSKSNTLEHPLLGHPEEHGKVLLVVITSDRGLCGAFNGSINKYARQFYERELANHSKIDFLFIGKKGFDYFKKYNVNSVEVILNLANDISYKMAAEVSEKLLQYYMQGEYTEIRLIYNQFQSAISQVVTDEVLVPIRHEETPENDNLDFIFEPPAVEILDLLLTKHFAVQVFKSLQESVASEHGSRMSAMENATRNAGEMIKQMTLKYNKIRQAAITTELIEITSGAEALKG is encoded by the coding sequence ATGGCAAACTTACAGGACATTAGGTCCAAAATTAACAGCACGAAGAAGACTCAGCAGACGACAAAGGCCGTGAAAATGGTGTCTGCAGCAAAGCTTCGTAGAGCTCAAGAGCGCATTGTGAATGCTAGGCCTTACGCTTATCGCATTCGCGATGTGATCAACAAGCTTTCAAAATCAAACACTCTAGAACACCCGCTTTTAGGACACCCTGAAGAGCACGGGAAAGTTTTATTAGTAGTTATCACTTCGGATAGAGGGCTTTGCGGAGCTTTCAACGGAAGCATCAATAAGTACGCTAGACAATTTTACGAAAGAGAATTAGCAAATCATTCAAAAATTGATTTCTTGTTCATTGGTAAAAAAGGTTTTGATTACTTTAAGAAATACAACGTGAACTCAGTTGAAGTGATTTTGAATCTTGCAAACGACATCAGCTATAAAATGGCGGCGGAAGTTTCTGAAAAACTTCTTCAGTATTATATGCAAGGTGAATACACAGAAATTCGTTTGATCTACAACCAATTCCAATCGGCAATTAGCCAAGTTGTGACAGACGAAGTTCTTGTGCCTATCAGACACGAAGAAACTCCAGAGAACGATAATCTAGATTTCATCTTTGAACCACCAGCAGTAGAAATTTTGGATCTTTTATTAACGAAACACTTTGCGGTGCAAGTTTTTAAGAGCTTACAAGAAAGCGTAGCTTCAGAGCACGGGTCACGTATGTCAGCGATGGAAAACGCGACTAGAAACGCTGGCGAAATGATTAAACAAATGACTTTAAAATATAATAAAATTAGACAGGCCGCGATCACGACAGAATTGATCGAGATTACAAGTGGCGCAGAAGCATTGAAAGGGTAA
- the atpD gene encoding F0F1 ATP synthase subunit beta, with product MSIENGHIKQVLGAVVDVEFPGGKLPPIYQALKVTNKGISEEQWNLTLEVSQHLGDNTVRAIAMDATEGLVRGEKVKDTGATITAPVGSGVLGRIINVTGDAIDDAGPLESKERWSIHRAAPKFEDQSTSAEMLMTGIKVVDLLCPYAKGGKIGLFGGAGVGKTVLIQELIRNIATEHGGYSVFAGVGERTREGNDLWAEMKESGVIAKTALCFGQMNEPPGARARVALTGLTIAEYFRDRENQDVLFFIDNIFRFTQAGAEVSALLGRIPSAVGYQPTLATEMGNLQERITSTKKGSITSVQAVYVPADDYTDPAPATTFTHLDATTNLSRQIAALGIYPAVDPLDSTSRILSPEVVGTEHYETARNLQALLQRYKELQDIIAILGMDELSEDDKLVVARARKAQRFLSQPFFVAEQFTGLTGAYVDIKDTVKGFKEIMEGRHDDLPEQAFYLVGTIENAIEKAKKLKA from the coding sequence ATGAGCATCGAAAACGGACACATTAAACAAGTACTAGGCGCGGTTGTAGACGTAGAATTTCCAGGCGGAAAACTTCCTCCGATCTACCAAGCTTTGAAAGTAACAAACAAAGGTATCTCTGAAGAACAGTGGAATCTAACTTTGGAAGTTTCTCAGCACTTAGGCGATAACACTGTTAGAGCCATTGCGATGGATGCAACTGAAGGCTTGGTTCGCGGTGAAAAAGTAAAAGATACGGGCGCAACGATCACGGCTCCAGTAGGAAGCGGAGTTCTTGGAAGAATCATTAACGTGACAGGCGACGCCATTGACGACGCAGGTCCATTAGAATCTAAAGAAAGATGGTCAATCCACAGAGCTGCTCCAAAATTTGAAGATCAATCAACATCAGCAGAAATGCTAATGACTGGAATCAAAGTTGTAGACTTACTTTGCCCTTACGCAAAAGGTGGAAAGATTGGTCTCTTCGGTGGTGCCGGCGTTGGTAAAACTGTATTGATTCAAGAATTAATTCGTAACATCGCTACTGAGCACGGTGGATACTCTGTATTCGCAGGCGTTGGTGAGAGAACAAGAGAAGGAAACGATCTTTGGGCGGAAATGAAAGAATCAGGAGTTATCGCAAAGACAGCTCTTTGTTTCGGTCAAATGAACGAACCACCTGGAGCGAGAGCAAGAGTTGCCTTAACTGGATTAACAATTGCTGAATACTTCCGTGACAGAGAAAACCAAGACGTTCTTTTCTTTATCGATAACATTTTCAGATTTACTCAAGCGGGTGCCGAAGTGTCTGCCCTACTTGGCCGTATTCCTTCAGCGGTGGGTTACCAACCAACTCTTGCTACTGAGATGGGTAACCTTCAAGAAAGAATTACTTCGACTAAGAAAGGTTCAATCACATCTGTTCAAGCGGTATATGTACCTGCCGATGACTATACGGATCCAGCTCCAGCAACTACGTTCACGCATTTGGATGCGACAACAAACTTGTCTCGTCAAATTGCTGCTCTTGGTATTTACCCTGCGGTTGATCCTCTCGATTCAACATCTAGAATTTTAAGCCCAGAAGTAGTTGGAACTGAACATTACGAGACGGCTCGTAACCTTCAAGCTCTTCTACAAAGATACAAAGAATTACAAGACATCATCGCGATCTTAGGTATGGATGAATTATCAGAAGACGATAAATTGGTTGTTGCTAGAGCAAGAAAAGCACAAAGATTCTTGTCACAACCATTCTTCGTTGCCGAACAGTTCACAGGTTTGACTGGTGCATACGTTGATATCAAAGATACAGTAAAAGGCTTTAAAGAAATTATGGAAGGACGTCATGACGATCTTCCAGAACAAGCTTTCTACCTTGTTGGAACTATTGAGAACGCAATCGAAAAAGCTAAAAAATTAAAGGCGTAA
- the atpC gene encoding ATP synthase F1 subunit epsilon has protein sequence MLKLTVVTPEKKLVTDVEVDDLLVPGNRGELNILTGHAPLMTTLSTGVVQFKRKGSNVVERIAVSWGYCEVANDVVNILAETAETPIEIDLSRAENSFKNSEKALSGDVGGDELEKYRLKRERALVRISVARINH, from the coding sequence ATGTTGAAACTGACAGTAGTTACTCCAGAAAAAAAATTAGTTACAGACGTGGAGGTCGACGACCTTCTCGTTCCAGGAAATCGTGGAGAGCTTAACATTTTAACGGGTCATGCTCCTTTGATGACAACGCTTTCAACAGGCGTTGTTCAGTTCAAAAGAAAAGGTTCGAATGTGGTCGAAAGAATCGCGGTCAGCTGGGGTTACTGTGAAGTTGCAAACGATGTGGTGAACATCCTTGCCGAAACAGCAGAAACTCCGATCGAAATCGATCTTTCAAGAGCAGAAAACTCTTTCAAAAACTCAGAGAAAGCACTATCTGGTGACGTCGGCGGCGATGAGCTTGAGAAGTATAGGCTGAAAAGAGAAAGAGCACTGGTTCGTATCTCGGTTGCTCGAATCAATCATTAA